One stretch of Arachis duranensis cultivar V14167 chromosome 1, aradu.V14167.gnm2.J7QH, whole genome shotgun sequence DNA includes these proteins:
- the LOC107459558 gene encoding UDP-glucuronate 4-epimerase 1: protein MPSLEEELFPSTPGKFKGDRAHNMNRQVYRCFASTSTMFLWALFLIALTASYLSFQGFVDSGSRYLSASWGGINWEKQLRSSAQIQRHGGFSVLVTGAAGFVGSHVSIALKRRGDGVVGLDNFNDYYDPSLKRARKSLLETHGVFIVEGDVNDAKLLAKLFDVVAFSHVMHLAAQAGVRYAMVNPHSYVHSNIAGLVTLLEACKNADPQPAIVWASSSSVYGLNDKVPFSEADRTDQPASLYAATKKAGEEITHSYNHIYGLSITGLRFFTVYGPWGRPDMAYFSFTRNILQGKSITVYRGKNRVDLARDFTYIDDIVKGCLGSLDTAGKSTGSGGKKRGPAPYRIFNLGNTSPVTVPTLVSILERHLKVKAKRNIVDMPGNGDVPFTHANISSARREFGYKPTTDLQTGLKKFVKWYLSYYGYNHGKPVNY from the coding sequence atgcCGTCATTGGAGGAGGAGCTGTTCCCGTCGACCCCAGGGAAGTTCAAGGGGGATAGAGCGCACAACATGAACCGCCAGGTCTACCGTTGCTTTGCCTCCACAAGCACCATGTTTCTCTGGGCTTTGTTCCTCATCGCCCTCACCGCATCCTACCTCAGCTTCCAGGGCTTCGTCGACTCCGGCAGCCGCTACCTCTCCGCCTCCTGGGGCGGCATCAACTGGGAGAAGCAGCTCCGCTCCTCCGCCCAGATCCAACGCCACGGCGGCTTCTCCGTCCTCGTCACCGGCGCCGCCGGCTTCGTAGGCTCTCACGTCTCCATAGCCCTCAAGCGCCGCGGCGACGGCGTCGTTGGCCTCGACAACTTCAACGACTATTACGACCCTTCCTTGAAACGCGCACGCAAGTCCCTCCTCGAAACACATGGCGTCTTCATCGTCGAAGGTGACGTCAACGACGCCAAGCTCCTCGCCAAGCTCTTCGATGTCGTCGCTTTCAGCCACGTCATGCACCTCGCCGCCCAAGCCGGCGTCAGGTACGCCATGGTGAACCCTCATTCCTACGTCCACAGCAACATCGCCGGCCTCGTCACGCTCCTCGAGGCTTGCAAGAACGCTGACCCTCAGCCCGCCATCGTTTGGGCCTCGTCAAGCTCCGTCTACGGGCTCAACGACAAGGTCCCATTCTCCGAAGCTGATCGGACCGACCAGCCCGCCAGCCTCTACGCCGCGACAAAGAAAGCCGGCGAGGAGATCACGCACAGTTACAATCACATATACGGGCTTTCCATCACGGGCTTGAGGTTTTTCACTGTCTATGGGCCCTGGGGGAGGCCCGACATGGCTTACTTCTCTTTCACCAGGAATATTCTCCAGGGAAAGTCAATTACGGTTTATCGGGGCAAAAATCGGGTCGATTTGGCCCGTGATTTTACCTACATTGATGATATAGTGAAGGGATGTCTCGGGTCACTGGATACCGCGGGCAAGAGTACCGGGTCGGGTGGGAAGAAGCGAGGGCCCGCTCCTTATCGGATCTTTAATTTGGGTAACACTTCGCCCGTGACCGTTCCAACTTTGGTGAGTATATTGGAGCGTCACTTGAAGGTTAAGGCCAAGAGGAATATTGTGGATATGCCTGGAAACGGCGACGTTCCGTTCACTCACGCCAATATCAGTTCGGCCCGGAGGGAATTCGGGTACAAACCCACCACCGATTTGCAAACCGGGTTGAAGAAGTTCGTTAAGTGGTACCTCTCTTACTACGGCTACAATCACGGCAAGCctgtaaattattaa